The following are from one region of the Ruficoccus sp. ZRK36 genome:
- the glmM gene encoding phosphoglucosamine mutase, whose protein sequence is MKLRYFGTDGIRGAWGGPVLNDVFVHQCGFALAHFLQKHNPSKPITIVIGRDTRASGEEIEAGLCGGLCTNGIHVMLLGVVPTPAVSQVVRDLQADLGVAITASHNPATDNGIKLFDNRGLKFSVEAEAEIEGFIAEQTSKPEDANIFTCGYPYDGQGVYINTLKSQLHQHCIRDWKIVLDTANGATAETSPAVLRHFGAELVSIGDSPDGTNINAGVGSEHPDKLAEAVRREKARLGIAHDGDGDRLVVCDETGSVVDGDQLLGILALAALREGTLVHNTLVATVQSNFGLDKTLSKAGGRVERVAVGDRNVLLRMRALGCNLGGENSGHIIQRDISVAGDGLLAAVRLIAVMLRTGKPLSALRQEVELFPQATKNLRVAEKIPLEECPALSEAMKRLDEEFGQEGRQLVRYSGTEPKLRLLVEAADEASSQKGLELLIEAAKTDLEVIE, encoded by the coding sequence ATGAAATTACGCTACTTTGGAACCGACGGCATACGGGGCGCCTGGGGTGGCCCCGTCCTCAACGACGTTTTCGTCCATCAGTGTGGCTTCGCGCTGGCGCATTTTCTGCAGAAGCATAACCCGTCGAAGCCGATCACCATCGTCATCGGGCGCGATACCCGCGCCTCGGGCGAGGAGATTGAAGCAGGCCTTTGCGGCGGTTTATGCACCAACGGCATCCATGTCATGCTGCTGGGTGTGGTCCCGACGCCGGCTGTTTCGCAGGTTGTGCGCGACTTGCAGGCTGACCTGGGTGTGGCCATTACCGCCTCCCATAACCCCGCGACCGACAATGGGATAAAGCTTTTTGATAACCGCGGGCTGAAGTTCTCCGTCGAGGCTGAGGCCGAGATCGAGGGCTTTATCGCGGAGCAGACCTCCAAGCCCGAAGACGCGAACATTTTTACCTGTGGCTATCCCTACGACGGCCAGGGTGTCTACATCAACACCCTGAAGTCCCAGCTCCACCAGCACTGTATTCGGGACTGGAAGATCGTGCTGGATACGGCTAATGGCGCCACCGCCGAGACCAGTCCGGCTGTGCTTCGGCACTTTGGCGCGGAGCTCGTTTCCATCGGGGACAGCCCCGACGGTACGAATATCAATGCCGGTGTCGGCAGTGAGCACCCGGATAAGCTGGCCGAGGCCGTGCGCCGCGAAAAAGCCCGTCTGGGGATCGCTCATGATGGCGATGGCGACCGCCTGGTGGTCTGCGATGAGACTGGCTCTGTCGTTGATGGGGACCAGTTACTGGGGATTCTCGCTTTGGCTGCTTTGCGGGAGGGGACTTTGGTTCACAATACGCTCGTCGCCACCGTGCAGAGTAATTTTGGGCTGGATAAAACCCTCTCAAAGGCCGGTGGCCGCGTCGAACGCGTCGCGGTAGGGGACCGCAATGTCCTGCTGCGCATGCGCGCTCTTGGGTGCAATCTCGGCGGCGAAAACTCCGGCCACATCATCCAGCGCGATATCTCCGTGGCTGGAGACGGCCTGCTGGCTGCCGTCCGTCTGATTGCCGTTATGCTGCGTACCGGTAAGCCCCTGTCCGCGCTGCGGCAGGAGGTTGAGCTTTTCCCGCAGGCGACTAAGAACCTGCGCGTGGCCGAGAAAATCCCCTTGGAGGAATGTCCAGCTCTCAGTGAGGCGATGAAGCGTCTGGATGAGGAGTTCGGGCAGGAAGGGCGCCAGCTCGTGCGCTATTCGGGCACCGAGCCCAAG
- the trpD gene encoding anthranilate phosphoribosyltransferase produces MGGCYLAELTQGLRHGESLDAEQAASAARLLAAGDGSLDERQDFLLALHEKGETAQEVAAFAKTFRELARDPELGPLAAEAVDIVGTGGDKAGTANISSMSAMLVASMGVPVVKHGNRSVTSKCGSADLFADLGFPLEGDNATLRALLEKHNLTFLFAPGFHPAFAHVVPVRKALAAEGKRTVFNILGPMINPARPPYQVMGVYAREWVEPLAGAFKELGVQRALVVYGEPFSGGALDEMSTASRNIVAGAGELAGLSDEWLPETFDFKPCEMEDLKGGDLARNREILEEIAEGKTVTGLTETVALNAGVALWVAGRAETPQAGVQRAFTQITGGGFRQWLIRFKEDLG; encoded by the coding sequence ATGGGGGGCTGCTATCTCGCAGAATTAACGCAGGGGCTGCGCCATGGCGAAAGCCTGGACGCGGAACAAGCCGCATCAGCCGCTCGGCTGTTGGCGGCCGGCGATGGCTCGCTCGATGAGCGGCAGGATTTCCTGCTCGCCCTGCATGAAAAAGGTGAAACTGCCCAGGAAGTGGCGGCCTTTGCCAAGACCTTTCGGGAGCTTGCCCGCGACCCGGAGTTAGGCCCCCTGGCCGCTGAGGCGGTCGATATTGTCGGTACAGGTGGTGACAAGGCCGGGACGGCTAACATCTCCAGCATGAGCGCGATGCTCGTGGCCAGTATGGGCGTACCGGTGGTTAAACATGGTAACCGCTCGGTGACGTCCAAGTGCGGCAGCGCGGACCTTTTTGCCGACCTGGGCTTTCCGCTGGAGGGTGACAATGCCACGCTCCGTGCTCTTCTGGAAAAGCATAACCTGACTTTCCTCTTCGCCCCGGGTTTTCATCCGGCCTTTGCGCATGTGGTGCCGGTCCGCAAGGCACTCGCCGCCGAGGGGAAACGCACCGTCTTTAACATCCTCGGGCCTATGATCAACCCGGCTCGCCCGCCTTATCAGGTGATGGGCGTCTATGCCCGCGAGTGGGTGGAGCCGCTGGCGGGAGCCTTTAAGGAGCTGGGAGTCCAGCGCGCGCTGGTTGTCTACGGTGAGCCCTTTAGCGGCGGTGCGCTGGATGAGATGTCCACGGCCTCACGTAATATTGTCGCCGGGGCAGGCGAACTGGCCGGACTCAGTGATGAGTGGCTGCCGGAGACTTTTGATTTTAAACCCTGCGAAATGGAGGATCTGAAGGGGGGCGATCTCGCCCGCAACCGTGAGATCCTGGAGGAAATTGCCGAAGGCAAGACCGTTACCGGGCTGACGGAGACCGTCGCCCTGAACGCAGGGGTCGCGCTTTGGGTCGCTGGTCGGGCGGAGACGCCGCAGGCCGGGGTTCAACGAGCATTCACACAAATAACAGGAGGGGGGTTCCGACAATGGTTAATACGCTTCAAGGAGGACTTGGGATGA